From Campylobacter pinnipediorum subsp. caledonicus:
GTTTCTACTTTTACTTTTTTCTTAGATGGATCTATTTGTGCGTAGATTGGTTCTTTAGTTGATTCTGCTTTTCTAGATAAAGTTTCTTGTGATCTTTTTTGATTTGGCGATAAGAACTCTCTGATTTTATCTAAATCCTCATAATCGCTTTCTTGAATTTTTTCTACCTCATTTTTTCTTGGAAGGATGCTGTCTAGATCTTCATAAATTTTCTCTCTTGAAACTTCTGCTTCTAAAGATTTGCGTGATTTAGCTTCTTCTCCTGGAAGTTTTAGCAGTTCTCTTTTTGCTTTGTTAGCTATTTCTTCTGCTTTTCCTCTTCTTTGGATAGTCGCATATAAATCATTATCAGGATTTACTACGCTTTCTTTTGGACCATATTTTTGTGTATTTTCTTGAGCTATTCTAGCTTGTCTATCTGCTTCTGACTCAACTTTTGGTGTCTTTTTAGATCGATCTATTTGTGCATAGATTGGTTCTTTAGTTGATTCTGCTTTTCTAGATAAAGTTTCTTGTGATCTTTTTTGATTTGGCGATAAGAACTCTCTGATTTTATCTAAATCTTCGTAATCGCTCTCCTTAACCCTCTTGTTTTCTATTTCATTTTTATTTGAAATAATGCTATACGGATCTTCATATATTTTTTCTCTAGTAGTTTCTAAGTCTAAAGATTTTCGTGCTTTAACATCTTCACTAGGAAGTTTTGGTAGCTCTCTTTGTGCTTTATTAGCTATTTCTTCAGCTCTTCCTTTTCTTTGAATAGTCATGTAAGTAGCGTTATCAGGGCTTACTACACTTTCTTTTGGTCCATATTTTTGTGTATTTTCTTGAGCTATTCTAGCTTGTCTATCTGCTTCTGACTCAACTTTTGGTGTCTTTTTAGATCGATCTATTTGTGCATAGATTGGTTCTTTAGTTGATTCACTTGAAGAAGAATCATCTATTCTTTCTTGTGCTCTTTTGCTTTCTGCTTCATTTCTACTCGAAAAAGCACTACTTATATCTTCATAATCACTTCGAGATTTTTGTCCATTTTCTTGTGTGCTTCTCTTAGATCTCGGTTTTGCACTTCCTAGAAGTTTTTTAGTATCTTTAACAGAAAAACTTAGACTTGCACTACCACCCTTCTCAAACACATCTTTTAGTGTCTCTTGTTCTTCTTTCTTGTCTGTTCTTAAACTATCTGTTTCTGTTTTTTGACCATTCAAGCTTATCTTGTTAGAAGATATATTTTCTTTTTCTAGACTTATTATAGAATTTTGAGCAACTTGTTTATCTTTCTTATCTCCAATTTCAACATCTGCTCCAATTTCTCCAGTTATTCCACCTGAAATTCCAACAATTGCTCCACCGGCTTGCTCTTTTAATACTCTTTCTGTTATTTTTGTCTCTCCATCAACTTTTAATGAACCTTTTTTTGTATCACTTCCAATAGTTGCTGAGTCTAAATTAAGATTATTCCCTACTTCTGCTTCAAATTCTTCACCTGCAGTTATACTAGATCTTCCTGAAATTTTTTCTCCATTACCATAGATATGTCCGCCTCCAGCTGAAGCACTAACATTTCCCGCACCAATTGTATTACTTCCCAATCCTGCTGACAATGTTGCTGAAGCATTGCTTTTTATTTTTGAAGTATTATATGTATCTATTGGGCTTTCAACATTAAGGTCTCTCTCTGCTTTAACTTTTGCTTTTTTATCAGCTCTAATCTCCGCACCCTTAACATTAACATCTCTTCCAGCATTTATTCTTACATTTTTACCTTTTATTCTTGAGTTGCTATGCGTTAATGATTCTTCGCTACCACGTTCATAGTCAAATGAAGCTCCGCCCCCAGCTTGAACATTAGAACCAAATATAGCACTAACTCCAGCTGTTTGTTGAGCATGAATTTCTGCGGAAAAATTATTATTAGTTGATTTTTCTTCTATTTTTCCACCAGCAACATTAACATCACGTTTTGCAGTTAAATCAACATCTCCTTTGCTTTCTATATCTACATTATTTAAATTAACATCTTCCTCAGTAGCTGTTATAGATATACCCTCTCCTGCTTTTATTTTGGATTTTTTATCTTTAGTAACTTCTTTATTAGAATCTGTATAATTAAATCCTAATTCTTGCTTAGAATTGCCTCCTATTGTATCATTAAACAATAAGTTAGTAACAGCTCCTGCGGCTTTTAATCCTGCCAAGCCTTGATTTAATTGACCCTTCATAGCATCTTCTGTAATCTCTTTTGAGCTATTCATAGCATCCAATATACTACTTGTAGCACCTAAACTTTGTTTTCCTGTAAGACTAAATCCAGTAGTTTTTTCTTTATGAGTATCTTTATAAACCTTGGACTCTACTTTTTCTGCTGTAATATCCAAACGCTTTTTAGTTATTATATCGGTTCCACCGATATCAACTTGCTCTTTTCCTTTTATATTGAAGCTACCTTCACTAGCTTCCAGAGTTCCATTTTTCCATTTTTTATCTTCCGTCTCTATTTTGTTATTTGAAATTTTTAATCCAATTTCTCCATTTGCAAGACTAGATAATTTAGACTGACCTGGTTTGCTACTTAATCCTTTTTTAGGGGCATAATTGTTTATAATTTCTGTACTCGATTTATTATGAGCACTATCAAATTCGGCTTTTACTCCCAAATCTCCAATTCCGGCTGAAGCAGAACCAACAAATCCAATAGATGTTTCCGTCTCTGTTACTTTATGTGTTTCTTCTACAGCATTAAAATTAACTTTTTTCTTTTTCGAGACTATATCTCCACCTGAGCCTTTGATATTAGAACCGGTAACATCAACATCTTCTTCCGCTTGTATATTTACTTTTCCACCTGCAATTATATTACTAGCTCTTGAGCTTCCTTTTTCCTCTGCTTTTTTGTAGTAAGTTGAACCCACCAACCCCATACTAGAAGCACTTTCGTTAGTTTTTTCTTCTTCTTTTGCATCTTCTATGTTAATTTTTCCACCTGCTTTTAAGCCTATATTCTCCTTAGCTACTATGTCACTTCCCTTTACGTTTATATCCTTTTCAGCTTCTATCTCTACATTTTTTGCTTGAATTTTACTAGCATTTTGAGTTGTTTTTTCGGTATCTTTATTTTTAAATGCAGCTAACTCAGGTAATCCAGATTTATATTTTCCGCCTGTTTGATTGGTTATTTTTTCTATATCTTTTGTTTTGCTTGATTGTATATCAACATCTTTTGCACTTATTCTTGCTTTTTCTTCAGCTTTGATGTTGCTTCCTTTTATTTTTGCTTTTTCTCCTGCAGCTATATTTACATTTTTTCCTTTGATGTTAGATGCTTTACTACTTTGTATTTCTCTTGTTAATTCTGTAGTTTCATTGGTAGTAGTTGTTCTTTCATTTTCAATGATTTTTTCTGAATCTGTTTCTATTTTATCTTCCACATTAACTTTTTCTTCTGCTTCAAGATTTACATCTCCACCTATTGAATAAAGATCAGCTCCTACTATATCTATATTTCTGGCTTGAATATCCAAACCTTCATCCGCAATTATCTCTGAAAGTTCTAATTTTACATTTTCTCTTGCTTGGATATTTGCTTTTCCTTTTGCAACAATATCTGTTTTGATGTCTTTAGAGCCTTCGTTTTTAAAATCTTTCGATGAAGTAAATAGATTATTTCCGGCAAAAATTTGTGAATTTTTATTATTAAATTTTTCCGCATCTACAACTAAATCTTTTCCGGCTTTTATTTTTCCTAGTGTATCCTCTTCTTTATCTTTTTCTATTTTTTTTAAGCTATCTTGTGCATCTTTACTATACACATATTTATTATATTTTCTATTCTTAATCTCTCCTGCTTTTTCATAAATTCCTTTTTTGTTTTTTGTATCCCTATTTTTTTCCCAAGTTAGTAAAGTTTCATCTGTGCTTATAGAATCATTATAAACATCTCCCTTTACAAAGATATTTTTCTCAGCTAAAACTTGTCCACGACTATCAGCAGAGTAGTATTCGATTTTTTCTCCATCTAAGAGATTAGGAATTTCATCTTTTGATTTCCAATCAGATCCTAAAGCTATGCTCATTAATTTATCTAAACCTGGATCATTAATACTTCTTAACAAGTTCCAGTATTGATATTTTCTTAAAACATCTTTATCTTTTAATAATTTTAGTAACGAAACTTCTTCTGCATCTTTTCCTGTATTAAGAATTCCTCCATTAACCAATGAATTGGTATTCCAATTTAAAGTAATTTTTATATCATTAAGCATCGTTTCTAAATTTCTAGTTTTAGTTGTAGTTAAGTTATTTAAATCTCCTAAAACATATAGATTTTCTTTAGCTGCTATACTAGAGTCTTTATTGTATACTTTAGTTTTGCTATCTCTTCCTTTATCATATGAAGAAATAACAATATTTTTATCAGAATGAATTAGTGATGCCGTATTTCCAATATTTACAGATTCTTTTGGTATTTTTACTTCAACACTATATCCGTTATACCATGCTTTCCACATTGACTCTCTTACATTTGTACTCTTAGAAAGTTTTTTATACCCTTCGTTTTTAATTTCATAATTAAAATTTCCTGTGTTTTCAAGTTCATTTGTTTGAAGTCTTAAATTTTCCTTTGAGCTAATTTGAGATCCAACGTTGAGAATTTTTTTAGCTCTTACTACTCCTGCTTCATTTGAATGAACAAGAGCTTTATTAACATTTTGAATTTCATCTTGGGCATCTATATATAATTGTTTATCTGAAACAATTGCTGATGAATCATTTCTTAAAACTTTTCCTTCTATCTTTAGACCATCTTTTGCTGAGATAAATGCTCCATCTGTGTTTTCTATATAATCCCCTGATATTTGAACAATATTTCCTGAAATTTCATTTTTATTTATAAGCTTATCGTTTGAGTATATGGCTAAATTATTTTTTGCCGACAACACGCCTTCATTTTGATAATCATCCAATGTTGCTTTAACATTTTTTGAAGTAACTTTTCCTTTATTAACTCCGGTTCCAGCAGTTAGATCAACATATTTTTTTGATGTGATTTCTCCATAATTTTCTAAATTACGTCCTTTTACCGTTGTGCTTAAAGTTGAGTCTATTTTTCCTTTATTTATTAAATTTTTACCAGAAACAAAAACATCATTAGAGTTTATCTCACCATCGTTTATTATGTTTCCTTTAGATAATACTCTTGCATCTTTACCTTTTATTTTTCCCTGATTTTTCAGGTTTTTACTTGCTTGTAAAAATAAACGATTTGAATCCAAAGTAGCTTCTTTTGATATCTCAATTTGTCCACTATCTACAATAGAAAGCTTATCTACTTTCGTATTAGCATTAACCAATACCTTTCCATCATTATCCTTAAATATATGCTGTTTTCCGCTTGAATCAGACATCTGATATTTTCCTGAGCTTAATGTAAGCTCGCCAACATTTTCAAAACGACCACCATTAACGATAATTCCGTTTTCGTTAGCAATAATAACATCAGATTTCTTTCCTAAGACTTCAAGTCCTCCAGCTAGTTTAGTAGCACCTCTATCATTCATTCCAACTTCATTGATAATCAAACTTGCAGATTTTCCATCAAGATTTTTATTTGATGAAAATTGTTGACCATTTAGAAGCTTACTTCCCACTTTTCCACCGCTACTATTATTATTTAGCAATACGTTTTCATCAGATTCTATACTAAATTCATTATATAAGTTATGAGAAATTCCATTGCTATTAGTTTTTGCTATCTGGACTAAGGTTGATTTGTCATTTCCATCAACTTTTTCCAACTGCGTTTTAGTTGTATCCGCTACCTCTATATGGTTTAATTTTTTTATAGGAGTATCTACTTTTTTCTCAGTATTAGTTTTACTAGGAACAGACACAGGAGTAATTTTTTGAGCAGATAAAGTAGCTACTTCGGCTTTTTTAAGCTCTAAAGTATTTTCATTAGATGCATTATCTGCTTTAGTTGTTTTTACTGTTTTTGCTTCATCTGATAATTGTGTGTCATCTAATTGCTTTTCTAGCTTCTCTGTTTTTTCACCAGTAGTTGCGCTTGCAAGAGATACAAGAGTAAAATTTTGAGTAGGCTCAGTAGCTTCCTCGCCTTGATTAAGCTCTAAACCATTTTCAGCAGATTCGCCATCTGATTTAATTTTTATTGATCTTGGTTTGATTGCAATTGGTTCTTGTGTATCTTTTGTTTGTTTTGCTGTTTTATATACTTTTTCGGCAGGAGAGAAACTAGTAAGAGCTACTGGTAAAATTCCTGTGAAAGATGCGTCATCTAACGATATATCATCTTCGCTTTTATTGAAATTTATACTAGGGGTGCTATTAGCTGACTTTGTGTCTAATTTTTGTGCTTCGGCTACATATTTTACTTGTTTTGATGGCTCCTGTATTATCTTAGTGCTTGCCATAGTAGGAAGAGCTGCTCTGTCAAGCTTTTGACTATATACTACAGGTAGAGATAAACTATCCTGACCCTTTGATGCGATAGCGCCTGTTTTTTTGTCTATTTCTAATGTTTTGCTATTAACTCTTTGAAGTGAATACAACGAGCTATATCCTTCTTGAGTGCTTGGTTTGATAATAATTTTATTTTCATACATAGAAGGATTTGCTGTTCTTGCAGAAGCTTTAAGAATTTCTAAATTTTTAATCTCTTTCTTTAATTCTTTTTCTAAAGACTTTATTATTTCTGATTCTTTTTTTGAGATTTTAATTCTCTTTTCCATCTCTTCTATATTTTTATTTATATCTTTTATTTTTTCTTTTTCGATTTTATCTTTTTGTTTTTCTATTTCTTTTTCTATTTCTTTTATTTTTTCTATAGTATCAGTTATGCTTTTTTGTGTATTTTCGTCTATTAAATGTGTATGTTTTTCTTCATATTTTTGATTTTTTATATCATTTATATTATTTCCAAAAATAACTCTATTAACATTAATGTATTTTTGATTATTTACTTTTATTCCATTTTCATTTGCAAAGATCAAATCAGCTTTTTTTCCAGCTACTTCAACATTTCCAGATAAACTGCTTGGACTTCCACCTACAATTTCATTTATTATAACACTTGCACCAGTTTTGGCTCCATCAAAATTTCTATTTTGCATTAGTGGAGGTTCTAAAAGTTGACTTTGATATTCTTCAGCGGTATCTTTATCAACATTATTAAAAACAGTTCTATCATCTGCTGTCATATCAAATTTATCATAAATATTATGAGAAACACCTTTATCATTAGGTTTTTCTATCTCAATTATTACCGGGCCTCTACGTTCTTTTCTTTCTATTTTCAACTGTTTGCTTTTTTCATTTTTTACTATATTATCTACTTTATTTTCTTCTGCTAAAGTCCTTATACCCATACTAGTTAAAAAAAATGCCATAGCTACAGTTGCTACTTTTTTTATTTTTTGTAAATTTTGTTTTAAAAAACTTTCAATTTTTTTAAAAAATATCGACGATTTCATTTTCTCTTCCTTAAATTAAAATGAATGACCAAAATTAAATGAGATCACATTTCCCTCATTTTTGTGTCTTGATTCTTTTTTTAAAGCTCTGCTAACCATTAAACTCCCATTAAACCCATTTTTTTGAAATTTTACTCCGTATACCATTCCAATTATACTTTCTCTAGAGCTATTATCTTTATCCCTTACTGTTCCTGCATCTAAACCCACAAAAGGATTTATAACATGCATATATGGATGTTTCTCTTCTGAGAAATAGTATGTAAGTGTATTGCTTATATAAGCACCTTTTTCTCCCGAAATAGAATTTTCCTTAAAACCCCTCACTGTATAATCATCTCCTATACTCATTTTATTTATATTTAACAATCTATCATTTGAATACACACCTAAGAAACTTGATCTAAATCCCAAAACATCTTTGTTTTGTAAAAGGAAGTATCTTCCCCAATCAACATTTAAAGAATACTTTTGAAACTCTTTTTTAGGCAATTTAGGATTATAGTTTTTATCTCCCTCTGCCCTAAACCAAGGAACTCCTTTTTCATATTCTAATCCTAAATAAATATTTCCACCCAAAAACTTATCAGAATAATTTACACCAAGACCAGTTGTAGAATATGTTTTGCTATTTATTAAAATTTTTTCATTATTTATATAGGTTTCATTCTCTCTTTGGCCAAAAAACACATAACCTGTCATTTTATTATACTTACCTCTGGTTATAATCCTAGATAGTTTAAATTTTTGTTTTTTTACCTTACCATCTCTTGTTATATTAGTCGTATTTCCCTTAACAACTGAATGTGTTTTGTTTACTCCTAAATTATATGAAAATTTATAATACCCAAATGGTATTGCGTAAGAAAAGTTTAAATTCTCATCTTTATTTTTAGTATAATCTTTTCCTAAATTTGTAGAATAAGATACTCCAAATGAATCATTTATTGGGAGTATATTTCCTCCATTATAATTAAACGCTAATTTATTTCTATCTTTTTCAATTGGGCTATTGTCATAGTTTATTCCAAAATTTCCAATATCCTCTTTTTGGCGTATAATAATATCTGAATATCCTTCTTTATCGCTTTGAACTATCTCTAATTGATTTTGTTTTCGCCCCATACTTAAATTTTCTATTCCTTGATCTAAATACTTTGTATTTAAAACTTTGTCTTTATAATATGGAAATGCGAAAAAAATCTCTTGTCTTTCTCTAAAACCTTTGTCTTTTTTGGTCTCGAAATAAATTTCGTTTATTTTTCCTGCTTTTATTTCTAATTCAAGATAACCATCATAAACATTTCCATTTTTAAAAGAACTAAAGCTTGTAACATAACCATCTTCCACTAAACGTTTATTTATATATTCTATTATTAGGTAGATGTTTTTTTCGTTCATTTCAGCATTTAAAAATTTTTCTATTTCTTTTTGCAACTTTTCTTTTAAAGGATGTTCTCCGTCTAAAAATATTTTTTTAGACTTATATCTTGTTTTTTTATATCAATTTTATTTATTTTATTTTCTTCTTTTATATAGTCTATATCTATATTATCTAATTTTTGATTGTCTATATTTTGTATTTTCCTATCTATCTCATTTTTAAGCTTTCTATTTTCTTCTATCTTTTCATTTCTAATATTTAATTGCTGATAGGCTCTTGCTTCAAAACAAGTTATATAAAAAAGTGATAAAATAATTAAAAAATTATTTTTCATTTTAATCAAGCTCCTCCCCCCTTTTTTTTTCTTTACTTTTTGAATTTGTGTATTTCGGATTTTAGATCACGTATACTACTATATTTTTTTTAAAAAATCAATAACAAATAGCTATATTTTATATATATTTTATATATATTAACTTATATATTATATAATATAAGAAATAAATAATACTTTAAAAATATTTTTTACATTTATAAATAAAAATTATTACAATTACTTTAATATAAAAATTATTATAAATAACAAAATATACTAAAAATATAACAATAATAATTCTAAGTTTGATAGCCTATTTGCTTATATATCTACTGATTATGGTTATATATCACAAATATAACAAAATACAATGATTATTATAAAAATTTACTAACTTGAATTCCATTTATTTTAGAATTTATCTCTATAAGACCATCTTTATCAGTTACTTGTCTAACCAAATCAGCTATCTTAACGCCAAGTTTTCTAAATGTTATACGATTTATAGGTTCTTTAATTTCAAGTTCAACACCTCTACTTGCTCCGTATTTCATATATGCTACCGTTATAACTTTATCTTTAAATTCTTTCAATATGGCCTTTTCTACATCATTTGAGTTTTTTATATCACTTTTTAATTCAATCTCTGGCATACTTCTTAATTGAAAATTTTGCATCATATCATGATTCATCACATGTTCTTTATGTGTATGCATAAAATCATCTGTAAAGTGTATGGGCATATCATGATGATTGTGATAAGCGTGGTTTATGTTTTCTTGTTTTTTTTGGACTGTATTATGAGATGCTGTAGCGCATCCAACAAAAAATATAGCCACTACTAAAGTAATAATTTTTTTCATAATTATATTTCCTTGTTTTGCATATTTAATAATCCTTATCAATATAATAACAAAATAATATTAAATTTAATATAAAAATTATTTAACAAAGAAAGTTGCTATCACAACAAATACTATTCATTTCTTAATGTTGTTAGTATATTTATCTTTGTAGCTTTTTTTGCTGGATAATAAGATGATAAAGCAACTATAACAACAGCCCCACCAACTATCATAAAAAAATCAACCAAAGAAAGTTCTAATGGTAAGTTAGAGCTTCCATAAACATCCGCTGGTAAATTTATAATATCAAAATTTCCAAGTAGCCATATACCAAATAAACCAAGCAAAACACCAAATAAAATACCACCAAGTCCTATAACAAGA
This genomic window contains:
- a CDS encoding ShlB/FhaC/HecB family hemolysin secretion/activation protein, whose amino-acid sequence is MQKEIEKFLNAEMNEKNIYLIIEYINKRLVEDGYVTSFSSFKNGNVYDGYLELEIKAGKINEIYFETKKDKGFRERQEIFFAFPYYKDKVLNTKYLDQGIENLSMGRKQNQLEIVQSDKEGYSDIIIRQKEDIGNFGINYDNSPIEKDRNKLAFNYNGGNILPINDSFGVSYSTNLGKDYTKNKDENLNFSYAIPFGYYKFSYNLGVNKTHSVVKGNTTNITRDGKVKKQKFKLSRIITRGKYNKMTGYVFFGQRENETYINNEKILINSKTYSTTGLGVNYSDKFLGGNIYLGLEYEKGVPWFRAEGDKNYNPKLPKKEFQKYSLNVDWGRYFLLQNKDVLGFRSSFLGVYSNDRLLNINKMSIGDDYTVRGFKENSISGEKGAYISNTLTYYFSEEKHPYMHVINPFVGLDAGTVRDKDNSSRESIIGMVYGVKFQKNGFNGSLMVSRALKKESRHKNEGNVISFNFGHSF